A stretch of DNA from Thermodesulfobacteriota bacterium:
CTTGCCAAGCCTCCGCATGGATTGTTGCCAAGCTTCCATGTGTCGGCGATGGTCTTCCTTGAGCCGCGAGAAACAGAACGACCAGGCGTGGATGGCGGCAAGCTTCGCGATAATGCTGTTTATCTCGTCCTCGATTTGTTTGGCGCGCTTGGCAAGTGCCGAAACGTCTTCCTGCCGGATGTAATCCTCGATCCAGTACCTCGCCTGCGCCCAATGCCAGGCATCGCCAATACGCTGGATTCGCTCATCCCAATAGGACTCGTTGTAGGTTTGTTCCAAGGATTTCGTTAACTGAGGGAGCAAAAGACGCAACTTCGAGAGAGATTCGTCCATCTCTTGAAGACTCTGGCGCTGCTTTTCCAAATCCAGCATCGTGTTCGCACGTAGTGCGAACTTCTCAAAGTCGCGGCTGCGAATTGCAGTCAGCAGATCGTTTGTCACGGGATGCACATCGTCCTTGACGGCCATACGGGAAATTTGAGCCTCAATATCTTGGATTGCCTTGGTGGCAAGCCGCTTACGAATACGGGCCGATGCAAGGCGACACGAGAAGACAATCCTTTCAATTTGGGATTCGTCGGCCCATAGGGGCTCGCCCATGTCTGGGCACTGGCTTGTCGCTTCCCGGCACTTGGCTATGATATCTTCGAGCGCCAACGCGTTTTCGAGCGCATCGTACAACACCTTGAGGGCGGTCAGTTGAAGAGCATGCGGCCCTTCAACCTTTTCACTACGCCCTTTCCAGAAACCCCATGCCTTTTCGCATTCAATACGGACGTGTAGCGCATCGGCAAGACTTGAGAAATGCTCGACGGTGGAGCATGGGCGTCCGCCAATCTTCACGGTCTTGATAACGTATAATCGCTCTTTCACCGGTTTGGACCGAAACAACCACCACCCCAGTTTCCCGCCATTCTCCATGTGCTCTTTCAGTTTATATGCGTCTTCATACAACGATCTGATATCTGTAGTGTCCGGGAATTCGATTCGCGTCTCGTCGGCGGACGCAACGATTTTTTCAATCGAGGTAATAACGTTCCGCGTAACACGCAAGAGTTCATGCCACAGGGACGAGTTTCCGCATAGAATATCGCGCAAGGCGTCGCTCATCCATGAATGTGGCATTGCGAGAAGTCTTCTTCGAGTGTCCCGAAAAAATGAGAACGTCTTAAGAATTGACTCAATGCTCGAAGGATTGCTCCTTGCCAGCAGATCGGCTAACCGATCGTCGACCCCACGCGATGCGTTCTGCTCTTCTTCGATTGCGCTTGCCTCATTCCTCACGAGTTCGGCAAATCGCTCTGGGGATGGCAACGTCTCAGGCTCAGGCCATGCAAGGTCCAATTCCTGGCGCTTCTCTGGTGTGAATTGGCACAACGCTTCAAGAACGCTTTGCAGATCGTTTGCGGTTATTGGACATATCTTGTCTAAAGGAACGGTATCCGTAAACCATTCGTAATCGGCTCGATTCTGGTTCACGACCTCAGCGATTCTGGCCGCCGTCCCACGATAGGCTCCCTCCGCGATGGACTGGGTATGCGTTTCGGACTCCCGGATGTCACGGAGCCGCCGGTTGACCTCCTCCTTCTTCTCACGGAGTTTCCGCAAGCGTTCCTCAAGTTCCGTGCGCTCTTGCTCGGCGTGGTCCTCGTTGCATTCCTCATTCTTGCGAAGAATGCCGCTAACACTGGATTCGAGAGAGCGGCGTTCCTCAAGTCCGCTGCCAAGAAGATTGATACATAGTGGCCGCAACTCATCAGGTATAAGTCCTTCAAGAACCTGAAGGGCACGCGGCGTTTTCGCCGTGATGAGCGTTCGCTGTCCCGTGGCAAGCAGATGGCAAATCAGATTGGCAATGGTATGTGATTTTCCGGTGCCCGGCGGCCCTTGCACGAGTACGCCGCTTGCAGTTCGAATCTTGTCAACAATGCGGCGCTGCTCATCGTTCGATGGTTTGGGGAAAAAGATTTCACCATCGAATGCAGCGTTTGCCTCTTCCGGCCCATTTGGCAATTCGAGGCCGTCCTTCGGACGGATTTCCGCGAGGTCCGCGAATTCGCCGGGGATGTCTTCGCCGTGCTCGATTTGTTCCTTGATCCGTTTTAAGGTTTCGGTAAGACCTTTAGCGGAACGCTTTCGCAGGATCAAAGCTGGAGCATATTCCACTATGGGCTTCGCCGAGGCGCGGACGTTTTTCGCTTCCAGCGAGCTGTCATAATCGCCTTGTGAGCTGATCGAATGCACCAAGGCTTGAAGGACGCCTTCGACACAGCCTTTTTCCCAAGGATCGTCTTGGGCTGCAGCCAGTGCCCCCTTCGCAGTCTCCTCAGCGCGTGCCGGTTGTTCCTCGATATCCAGCATATCCAGTTCGGGGCGCAGCTTGGCACCCTCTGTGTGGGGACGGACGGTGAATTTCCCCAAGCGGGCCTCAAACTCCAGAATGGCGTCGGCTACAACCAAATGACGCCGGACGCGCTGCCCGTTGGGCGTCTGCCATGTCAGCAACCCCATACCGAGCACCAATTCGTATTCCTCGCCGAGCCGAAGTTGCTCCTGATGAATGGCAAAGAGAGCGGAATAGACCTTGTGTACTTTCTCCCATGAATTGTGTTCTTCCGTCCACGGCAGCCATTTGTCTTCGACATACCGATCCCATGCCTGTTGAATCTCGGGATGCTCTTCAAGATGTTCGGTGTGCGGGATGGTTTTTGGCTGGTCCGAATCCTCGCGCCAGTCGAGGTTTGGGATTTGCCGGGTAATCTCTGTGAGGAGTTCGGGCAGGTCGTTCTTGTTTCGGAGCGATGGAAGGCTCACCCAATCCTTGCACTGAGCGGGAACCACGGGCAATTCCGGCTCCCGCCGATTCTGTACTTCCAGCCATTCATCCGGCTCGTGTTCCTCTTCACGTCCCCATGCCTGCGTGAAGCAATCGCGCTCATGCGGAAGATCCGATATCCAAAGTACTTTCTCGTAGTCGGCAATGTCGCGGATCAACTTCGTGCGCAATGACGCCAATCGAAGCAGATAATCGACCAATCGAACGGCTTTTTCATTCGAGCTTTGAGCTGAGGAGGGGTTCATTCCGTTCCTCCGGTTTGCTCCTTATCCGCCGCTGGCCTCTGACTCTTCATCCATTGGTCGATTTCCTCCCGGTCGAAGCGCCATTGGTTGCCGACCTTGGATGCCGGGATGTCCCCCTCCTGCGCCATGCGGTAAAGCTTGGTCCGGCCCATCTTCAGGTATTCGGCCAGTTCTTCTATTGTCAACCACTTTGTTCGGTCCATCTGCATCCTCTGCTCATGGTCGCGTCTTTGCCATGAAACGATAATGAATGATAGCAGCCGGCACATTCCGTGTCAAACCAAAAAGTCGGGCCGCGTCTCCTGATCCCCCTCCGACACTTTCCGACGGTCTCCGGTAGGTATCCAAGCGACAGGGCTCTCGGCCTGATTTCGGGGTTCACCCCGGGCACGGACCGACCGCCCACCGGCATCAACCGGATTTGTCGCGACATGACCGGAGAACCGAATGGAGCTTTTCGCAACCGACCGTGAACGGCTGGCGTTCCTCCTCGAAACGGACGCCGCCCTTGACCTGGACTTCGAGGCGCTCGAGGCCCAGGGCGAGGCGGCTGCCGAGGAGCCGTCGCCGGAAGAGCGGCCTAAATACATCACCAACTACATCGGCTCGAAGCAGAAGCTGGTCGACTGGATTTGGAAACACACGCCGGAGGGGGTGGAATCCGCGGCCGACGCCTTCTCTGGTTCGGCGGTCGTGGCCTACATGTACAAGACCAAGGGGCTGCGGGTCCTGGCCAACGACCGGCTGCGCTACTGCCACCACGCGGCCCGGGCGATCATCGAGAACGACAACGTCCGGCTCGGCGACGAGGAAATTGAAGCGCTGCTCGCCGACAACCCGAAGGCGGGCACCTTCGTCCGGGACAACTTCAAGGGCATCTTCTTCGCCAAGGGCGTCCACGGTCTGATCGACACGATCCGTGCCAACGTCGACAAGCTCTCGGGCTTCAAGAAAGACATCGCTCTCTTCGCCCTGGGCAAGACCTGCATGTCCGGCAAGGGCGGCTTCGGGCATTTCTCGTCGTCGACCCGCTACGGCAAGCGCGAGGACACCCCGGAGGAATTCAAGGAGCGGCTGTGCAAGAACGTGGCCCGCATCAACGCCCTCGTGTTCGACAACGGCAAGGAGTGCAAGGCATCCCGCAAGGACATCAACGACTTCCTGCCGGAGGCCAAGGCCGACCTCGCCTATTTCGATCCGCCCTATGCTACGGAGTTCTCGACCACCAACTACGAAAAATCCTACCACTTCGTGGAAGGGCTGATGACCTATTGGGAGGGGCTCACCCTCGTCGAGGATTCCAAGACCAAGCACTACGAGACCGACCACAAGACCGTGACCCGGGCCAACGCCGCGGAGTTCTTCGAGTCCTTCCTCGGAAACGCCAAGCATATCCCGCACTGGCTGATTTCATACCGCGACCACGCCTATCCGAACGAATCGGAGATGCGGCGGATCATCGCCTCCCTGGGACGGGATTCGTCGATGCGCTCCCACGATCACCATTACGCCATCACATCCCGGCACGGCGAGGCGTCCCACGCCAAGGAACGTCTGTTCATCTGCCGCAGAGCCGAAGGTGCGGAGCGGTCCGCCAAGGCGTCCACAGAGGACAGCCTGCGGGCAGAAGCCGTCTGGGAGGAAACCGCGAATGAGGTCCGCTTCCGCGTCCGGAACCCGGACGAGTTCGAACCCGACAGCTTCCGCCGCAAGCCCCTGGAGGGCGTCGACGGCGTTGCGATCATCATCGGACGCTTGAAAAAGGAGTTCGTGCCCGAAGGCGGCAATCCGCGCTCCATGGTGCTGCAGGCCTACCGGTTCGTCCGCAAGACGGAGAAGAACCCGGACGGCTGGACCATGGAAAAAGCCAAGGAGTGGATCGACAAGCACGAAGCCGGACGGGCCGTGGATGCCGCCCTGCGCGTGGAGGAGAACCTGATCGCTCTGGCGGATGCGCCGCTGGGCGAATCGCTGGACCTCTTGAGCTGCCAGGCCGGGAAAGCGGAATCGGTCCGCGTCACCGGTTTCATGGGCAGCAAGTACCTGATGCTCGGCTGGATCGAAAGCCATGTCCCCAAGGACGCGGAGAGCATCCTCGATGCTTTTTCAGGCGGGGCCAACGTCGCCTATCACTTCAAACGCAAAGGGCTGAAAGTCATCGCCAACGATCTCCTGCGGTATCCCCACCATCTGGCGCGGGCCGTGGTGGAGAACTCCAGCGAGACTCTGAGCGACGAGGACGTGGACCGAATCCTCGCCCCCAATGCGGACGCTGGCACCTTTATCGTCGATCACTTCTACGGCTACTACTACACCAAGCCGGTGCTCCGGTGGCTCGACCAAGTCTGGGCGAACATCCAGAAGCTTCACGGCTACAAGAAAGATCTGGCGCTGGCCGCGCTCGGCACCACCGTCAAGGCGAAGAGCGCCTTCGGTCAGTTCTCGCGGTCCAAGATGCACCGCAAGGCCGACCTCGACACGGATGCCAGCCTGGAGCAATCCCAGCTCTCCAATCCGCCGCTGTCCAAGTTCATCGAGTCGTTCCGGCGCTCGGTGGGCCAGCTCAACCGGCTCGTCTTCGACAACGGCAAAGAGTGCAAGGCCTTCAACCTGGATGCGGCCGAAGCGGTCCGGCGGTTCGGCGCGGACGTTCTGTATCTGGACCCGCCCTACGTCACCGAGTTCGGCAGCAACGATTACGAGGACTCCCTGCATTTCATCGAGGGTCTCATGACCCGCTGGGCGGACAAGGAACTCCAGGACAATCCCCGCCGCAACTATCCGTCCCGGACGCGTTACACCAAGGAATCGATCCGTTCCCTGATGGAGACGATGGCAGCCGACGCCCGGGGCAAATACGGCACGGTGCTCCTCTCGTACCGCGACCGGGCTTTCCCGCGGGAAGAGGAAATCAAGGAGATATTCGCCGAGCACTACGGTCTCGTCCGTGTCCGCGGCATGGAGGTGGACTACAACATCGCCAAGGACATCGGCCGGGAAGGCAAACACGCCCGGGAACTGCTCTTCGTCGCTTCCAAATCACGCGGTGCGGCGCGCTCCAAAGCGGATACGCGGGCACCGGCGGCATGTCACACCTCGTTCCCTGTGGAGCTGTCTATCGATACGTTCACCGGGCTCCAGACCGAAGCGGCGGCATTGGACCAGGCCGCGGGCGATCCGCAGTTCACCTTCATCCTCTGCCGGGCCGGCACGAACAAGAACGGCGACCACTTCACCCCAGACGAACTGGCCGCCCGCTACATGACGGCGGTCAACAAGAAGATCGACCTGAAGCATTCCCAGGATTTCACCGACATCGTCGGCGGCATCGTGGGGGCGGATTACGTCGAGGACGAAAGCGGCGGCCGGATCGAGTGCGCGGGCGAACTCTATGTCTCCGACAGCCCGCACGCGCAGTTGGCCTACAAGCTCATCCGCAAAGGGATCATCTCCCAGGTCTCCATGGAATGCGACTACGAGGAAGGCGAGTGCTCGATCTGCGGCAAACGCGTCGTTTCGAAGAGCGATTACTGCGTCCACCTGCGCAAGAACAAAGGCGGCGAGCTCCAAGGGCAGCCCGTCTACGAAATCCTCCACGGCGTCACTTTCACCGGGCTCGGGCTCCTCGACCGCAAAGGCGCGGACGAGAACGCCCGCATCCTGAAAGTCGCCGCGGCGGAAAACGATGGTTCGACAACCCACTCTGAAGGAGGTCCGACAATGGACGAGAAACACAAGGAAACCGAGGAACGGGAAGCGGATGCCGCCAAGAAGAAGGACGACGGCGGCGGCGGGACCGCGCCCGATGACAAGACCCGGCTCAAGGAACTGGAGCGGGAGAACAAGGAACTCAAACAGCAGGTTCTCGCGCTGCAGAAGCAGCTCGAGGAACTGGAGGCGGAGAAAAAGGCCGCCGCGAACCGGAGCCGAGCCCAGAAGCTTCTGCGCAAGATCGAAAAGAGCGGGCTGGCATTCGAGAGCGACGAGGATCGCGAACAGGAGCTGATCCGTCTGGCCGGTCTCTCCGACGACGCCTTCGCCGCCAGCGAAGCCGCGTTGGAGCGGATGATGAAGGCCGGTCCCCGCGCTCACGCCGACGACAAGGACGCCAAGGACCGAGGAGCCGGAGCGGAAACCGCGAAGGCTTCATCCGGCGGCGACGATCCGCCTCTTCGCAGCGACGCGGGCGTCCGTCCGAAGGACGTGGAAGACAAAAAGACGAGCCTCGAGGACCGGCTGAAGAGCGGCTTCATGGCAGCCTACCGGCAGCGAGTGGCGACGGCGACCGGCGAACCGGTTTCGACCAACTGACAAAGGAGGAATGACCATGGCTTTCATCAATCCCAATCACCGGGGCCTCGCATACGGCGACGGCTACCTGCAGGGCGACGGCCAACTCGGCCAGGTGGTGAGGATCGTCGGCAACGACCTCTTCGCCGTGAACACCACGCCGACGGCCAAGTCCTTCGGCATTCTGATCAAGGACTACAAGAACGGAGAGATGCCCGGCATCTACTGCATGGGCGGCGTCTACGAGACCGACGTCTTCGAGGGGACCGTGAATCCCGGCGACGACCTGAAGGTTTCGGCCAACGGCAAACTCACCGCGGGCGTGCAGGCGGGCGAGGAAGTCATCGCCCGGGCCGTCTCCGTCTCCGGCGGAACGATCAAGTTCCGGCTGCTCATCTGATTACAGGAGGAAAACGATATGGAGACGATCCGCATGAACGTGCACAGCCAGGAATACATGGAGACGATGGCGCGCCTGATGTCCGAGGCGCTCGAGTCCCCGGAAGGGATGCGCGCGCTGGCTGCGGCCATCGCCGAGCCCATCGAACAGGAAATCAAACGCAAGGAGATCTCTTCGCTCCTGCTCACGAAGCACACCCTGCCCAAGGGAGAGCGTCCTCTTTACCAGAAGAAGCCCAAAGTGAAGGCCTACTGGATTTCCACCGAAGGCGAGGCTCAGGAGCAGGAAGTCGGCAAGGACGAAGTGGAGTTCCCGACAAACCGCATCCACTCCGCTCCCATGGTCGACGTTTCGGTGCTCAAGAACGGCAACATCGGCACCCTGATGGACATCCAGACCTCGGCCGCGGACGAAATCCGCAAGGAGATCGACAAGCGGACCATTACGGTGCTTTCGGCGGCGGTGCCCGCGGCCAACACCGTGGAGGTGACCGGCGCGACCCTCACCGAGGAGGCGCTCAACGAGGCGATTTCCATCATCGAGGACCTCGAGTTGACGGTGAAATACATCGTCATGCGGGGCCGGCGCTTCAATGACCTGCGGGGCTGGAATCTCGACCCGGAAACCAAGGCCGAGCTGCGTGCCAAGGGCGTGATCAAGAACTACGGGACCGGCGGCATTCTCTTGACCGCCGCGCAGGCCATCGACGAGGTGCTGCTCATCCCCGACGAGGAGGTGGGCAAGTTGCCGGTGCGCGAGAATCTCAAGACCGAAGCCATCGAGCAGAAGACCCGCTTCAAGACGGGCTGGCTCGTCTGGTCGGAACTGGGGCAAGGCATCACCCGCCCGGACATTCTCGCCAAAATCAAAATTCTCGGCTGACGGAGGTGAACCGTGACCGTGAAACTGAAGAACATCCGGCCGGGAGTTTTGATCATCGCCGATGTGAAGCTGCGCCTTGATCCGGGCCAGGCCTTCGAAACGGAGTCGATCTCCCCTCAGATGGAGTCGGCATTGTCCGCGGGAAGGCTCGCCCGGATGGACGGCAAGGACGATCCCCGGAAACAGGGCGAAAGCCCTCCGACCGGTATTCAAGAGGAAGACCTTTCTGGACTCACCGCAGCCGAAGCTATCTCCCGGATCGGCACGGAAGGCGATCCCGACAAGCTCAAAGCCCACCTGGCGGGTGAAAAACGCAGGACGGTGATCGACGCCCTCAAGAAGCGGCTGACGGAGGTGGAAGGTGGCGCTGGCTGATCTCGTCGCCGTTCTCCGGACCGATCTGTCCGATCCACAGGGTGAGCTGTTCACTGACGATGTCCTTTCCCGCTGCATCCTGAAAGGCGTCTATCGTCTGGCGCGCGACCTGGAAACCTCTCTTTCCATCGTGAACGGAGAGGTGGTTCCCGAGCCGGAAGGCGAACCGCGCGAGCTGCTGCTCCTGTTGGGCCAGATTCATGCCTGCCAGGTCATGCGGGCTCAGACCGCCAACGCCTTCGCCTTTTCCAGCGGCGACAAGCGGGTGGACAAAACCAAGCAGCCGGAGCACTGGGCCGGGCTCGAGGAAGATCTCAAGGCCGTGTACAAACAGCGGCTGAGTGAAATCAAACCGGGAGCCGCCGCATCCCCCGAGGACTACATCATCACGCCCGGCGGACTCGCGCCGGTCATTTACGATCAAGGAAGCGAGATTGAACTGTGACCCTGCTGAGCGATCCCGAGAAAGCGTCTGCCGTAGGGGACGTAAAGGAATTGATCCTGGCAAGCTCACAGGAAGCCGCATTGCTGCGTGCAGTCCCCGGTGAGCGATTGTATGGATCGGACGACGCCTCGTTCACTGAAGTGGAGGCCTTTCCGCTCGAGTTCATCGAGACGCCTCCGGAAGATCTCGCCAACAAGATCGACGCCACGGCCTGCGTGCTCCCCGGTCTGGACGTGAGAGCGGAAGACCGGGTGCGCAGCGGCACAGACGTCTTCCGGGTACAGACCGTCGTGGAAGAGCGTCTCTTCGGCGTCGTGACCCACAAGGTGCTGAAGCTGGTGCGCATCCATGGGAGTTAAGCGTTTCGGCGATTGGGAACAGGCGAAAGCAAAGCTGGCCGCCAATCCCGGAGCCCGACTCGCCCTGGCGATCCGGCAGGCGACCATCAAGAACGCGCTTCTCCTCGTCCGCGAGATCAAACGCGGCATCCGGTCCCAGGCTCCCGGCGGAAAGGCGTTCGTCAAGTTGGCCGAGAGCACCATCGCACGCAAGGGTTCCAGCAAGGCCCTGATCGATACCGGCTTCCTCGTCAATTCGATCACTCAGCGCATCCTCTCGGACCGGGCTTTCGTGGGACTCCTGCGCGGCACTGTCAACAAGGACGGCGACGACCTGGTGAACATCGGCGCGGTGATGGAATACGGAGCCACCATCCAGCACCCCAACGGCGCGGTGATCGTCATCCCGCCCCGTCCATTCCTGCATCCCACGATGGAAAAGTACCGCGAGCAGATCATCGAGAACTACCGACAGGCGATCCGCGCGGCTCTCTGATCCCCGCCGACACTTCCCGGCCGCCTCCGGTAGGTATCCAGCGGAAACATTCGCTTGAACCGGAGGAACCTGACTTGGAAACCGTTCGCACAGTCATCGAAAACCTGATCCGCCTGGTCAAGGCGGAGATCGACCCGGACGCGCTGCTCGTTGCTGCGGACGACGTCTTCGAGGTGCCCAACGTTCCGAGCTTGATTCTGCAAGGACCGACGCTGGCTGAAAACGGAGACCGACGCACCATGGCCCGTATGCAGGAAAAGGACATCCCGAACCTCGTTTATGAGGAGTGCCGGTATCCCCGGCTCTACCACCTCGACTTCGACGTCATCGTCACCGCCGGTCACGAAGGTGAACTGCTGGACCTCCAGGAAAGAGTGTCCCGTTTCTATCAGCTCCACCCGATCCTGGCCGTGGAAGACCGAGGCTTCCTCAACCTGACGGAGATCGTTCCCTTGGGCGGATTGCGACGGGTGAACCTGTCGAACCTGCGCCAGAGCAGCGGCCGCTGCCGGATCGAGGACTGTCCGGTTTACGACGGCCTCGTCGAAACGGGCCCGCTCATCAAAGACCGGCGGTTCGAGTTCCGGGACGGCGTCGAGGAGGATCGGCTCCATACCCCATGAAACAAGGAGGAACCACTGTGATCGAAATCAAGAATCTTCTGTTCCAACCGCTCACGTTCCACCTGGCGGGAGGCGGCCGGGGGCTTCATCTGAATCCCCGCGAGCGCAGAACGCTGGAAGAGGACGACATTTCCCCCGAGATCGATGCCGCGGCAAAGCGGGGCTTCGTGTCGCTGACGTCGTCGCCGCCGACCGTTCCCGAACCCGAGACGCCGCGGGAAGAGCCGGTCGAGACCGAGACGGGAAACACCGGCGCAAACGGCGGCAAACGTCGGAAACGGAGGTAACCCATGGGCACGTATCTTTCACCGGGCATCTATACCCGTGAAGTCGACTTCAGCTTTTACGTCAAGCAAATATCCACCTCCTCCTGCGGCATGGTGGGTGTGGCCGAACGCGGCCCTATCAACAAACCCGTTCTGGTCACGAGCTGGGAGCAGTTCATCAACAAGTTCGGCTCCTACCTGCAGGCCGGATACCTCG
This window harbors:
- a CDS encoding AAA domain-containing protein, whose amino-acid sequence is MNPSSAQSSNEKAVRLVDYLLRLASLRTKLIRDIADYEKVLWISDLPHERDCFTQAWGREEEHEPDEWLEVQNRREPELPVVPAQCKDWVSLPSLRNKNDLPELLTEITRQIPNLDWREDSDQPKTIPHTEHLEEHPEIQQAWDRYVEDKWLPWTEEHNSWEKVHKVYSALFAIHQEQLRLGEEYELVLGMGLLTWQTPNGQRVRRHLVVADAILEFEARLGKFTVRPHTEGAKLRPELDMLDIEEQPARAEETAKGALAAAQDDPWEKGCVEGVLQALVHSISSQGDYDSSLEAKNVRASAKPIVEYAPALILRKRSAKGLTETLKRIKEQIEHGEDIPGEFADLAEIRPKDGLELPNGPEEANAAFDGEIFFPKPSNDEQRRIVDKIRTASGVLVQGPPGTGKSHTIANLICHLLATGQRTLITAKTPRALQVLEGLIPDELRPLCINLLGSGLEERRSLESSVSGILRKNEECNEDHAEQERTELEERLRKLREKKEEVNRRLRDIRESETHTQSIAEGAYRGTAARIAEVVNQNRADYEWFTDTVPLDKICPITANDLQSVLEALCQFTPEKRQELDLAWPEPETLPSPERFAELVRNEASAIEEEQNASRGVDDRLADLLARSNPSSIESILKTFSFFRDTRRRLLAMPHSWMSDALRDILCGNSSLWHELLRVTRNVITSIEKIVASADETRIEFPDTTDIRSLYEDAYKLKEHMENGGKLGWWLFRSKPVKERLYVIKTVKIGGRPCSTVEHFSSLADALHVRIECEKAWGFWKGRSEKVEGPHALQLTALKVLYDALENALALEDIIAKCREATSQCPDMGEPLWADESQIERIVFSCRLASARIRKRLATKAIQDIEAQISRMAVKDDVHPVTNDLLTAIRSRDFEKFALRANTMLDLEKQRQSLQEMDESLSKLRLLLPQLTKSLEQTYNESYWDERIQRIGDAWHWAQARYWIEDYIRQEDVSALAKRAKQIEDEINSIIAKLAAIHAWSFCFSRLKEDHRRHMEAWQQSMRRLGKGTGKHAPRHRREAQEHLNKCREAVPAWVMPLHRVWDTVDPAPGMFDVIIVDEASQCGVEALPLFYLGKKILIVGDDKQISPDAVGLPRDAVHRLMEEFLHDFQFRSSFDIESSLFDHGKLRYGTRRITLREHFRCMPEIIRFSNSLCYSDTPLIPLRQYGPNRLPPLEHVFVNGGYREGSNNRIINRPEAEAIVQRVVEMCGDNRYDGKTMGVVVLQGEAQAALIENQLFEQLGAEEMERRRLVCGNPYSFQGDERDIMILSLVAASNERIGPLTKPADERRFNVAASRARDQMILFHSVTCDDLSVHDLRRRLLEFFENTRPLQIAGIDRNELERRASYDNRRVVNPPAPFESWFEVDVALELLRSDFTVLPQYEVAGKSIDLVVEGGQARLAVECDGDYWHGAERYEADMQRQRQLERCGWEFYRIRESAFYSNKDGALAGLWRALEERGIFSASRQRNTHTEDGLKDDDLSGFDSDTADDDENDYDDGEILSGDSDNNFSPSGRRVEEITNEEIQTAIRSALAKCPNHSCTLHSMTSRILKEVGVLTRGNPRKTFERRVMRCLNALEEQGIIEKYKAKNNRIRILKY
- a CDS encoding helix-turn-helix domain-containing protein, with the protein product MDRTKWLTIEELAEYLKMGRTKLYRMAQEGDIPASKVGNQWRFDREEIDQWMKSQRPAADKEQTGGTE
- a CDS encoding DNA adenine methylase, translating into MELFATDRERLAFLLETDAALDLDFEALEAQGEAAAEEPSPEERPKYITNYIGSKQKLVDWIWKHTPEGVESAADAFSGSAVVAYMYKTKGLRVLANDRLRYCHHAARAIIENDNVRLGDEEIEALLADNPKAGTFVRDNFKGIFFAKGVHGLIDTIRANVDKLSGFKKDIALFALGKTCMSGKGGFGHFSSSTRYGKREDTPEEFKERLCKNVARINALVFDNGKECKASRKDINDFLPEAKADLAYFDPPYATEFSTTNYEKSYHFVEGLMTYWEGLTLVEDSKTKHYETDHKTVTRANAAEFFESFLGNAKHIPHWLISYRDHAYPNESEMRRIIASLGRDSSMRSHDHHYAITSRHGEASHAKERLFICRRAEGAERSAKASTEDSLRAEAVWEETANEVRFRVRNPDEFEPDSFRRKPLEGVDGVAIIIGRLKKEFVPEGGNPRSMVLQAYRFVRKTEKNPDGWTMEKAKEWIDKHEAGRAVDAALRVEENLIALADAPLGESLDLLSCQAGKAESVRVTGFMGSKYLMLGWIESHVPKDAESILDAFSGGANVAYHFKRKGLKVIANDLLRYPHHLARAVVENSSETLSDEDVDRILAPNADAGTFIVDHFYGYYYTKPVLRWLDQVWANIQKLHGYKKDLALAALGTTVKAKSAFGQFSRSKMHRKADLDTDASLEQSQLSNPPLSKFIESFRRSVGQLNRLVFDNGKECKAFNLDAAEAVRRFGADVLYLDPPYVTEFGSNDYEDSLHFIEGLMTRWADKELQDNPRRNYPSRTRYTKESIRSLMETMAADARGKYGTVLLSYRDRAFPREEEIKEIFAEHYGLVRVRGMEVDYNIAKDIGREGKHARELLFVASKSRGAARSKADTRAPAACHTSFPVELSIDTFTGLQTEAAALDQAAGDPQFTFILCRAGTNKNGDHFTPDELAARYMTAVNKKIDLKHSQDFTDIVGGIVGADYVEDESGGRIECAGELYVSDSPHAQLAYKLIRKGIISQVSMECDYEEGECSICGKRVVSKSDYCVHLRKNKGGELQGQPVYEILHGVTFTGLGLLDRKGADENARILKVAAAENDGSTTHSEGGPTMDEKHKETEEREADAAKKKDDGGGGTAPDDKTRLKELERENKELKQQVLALQKQLEELEAEKKAAANRSRAQKLLRKIEKSGLAFESDEDREQELIRLAGLSDDAFAASEAALERMMKAGPRAHADDKDAKDRGAGAETAKASSGGDDPPLRSDAGVRPKDVEDKKTSLEDRLKSGFMAAYRQRVATATGEPVSTN